CTTACACAGGCCTCGAGAAACGTGGGCAACTGTTCTTGCAGCATCTCCTTCAGGTCCTGGGGGCTCAGGAAGTCGTCCTTGCCTTGTCGCGGAGAGTACCGGTGGTAAGCGTTTATGATGGTGGTGAAGGCCTTCTCCAGGGTGCAGTTTCCCTCGGCGTCGCCCAACTTCGGCTTGTGCCCGGCGGGAGTGGCATGGGCGTGAGACATGATGTTtctagaaaaatctagaaaagatATCCACAACCCCACTTGAACCActgtgtctcaatgctatggaaatctgggagttgtagttctgcagtTCTAGGGTATTGAGACGGCCATGTCTCAATACCATGGTCAGAAGTTTGCTGACTTTTGTGCTTTACTGTATTGTATTGGCACTGaaaatcaatacagtttgacaccacagacactattttaactgccacggctcatgggagttgtagtttggcaaggcgtTTCAATTGTACCAAAGAGGCGGTCCTTGGCAAACTACCACTCCCGGGATTTTTTAGTGCCACAGGGTGTATTCTATCGACACTGGATATTTGGGAACCTTAGATAAGAGTCGCAAAgctgatcctgggagttgtagtttcccaaggacacCTTACTCTAAAGCAGGAAAATGAATCTTTGCGAACCATCACCCATTAGGAAGCAGTTGCAAATCTGAtccaaggagttgtagtttcccaaggacacCTTACTCTAAACCGGGAAAATGAATCTTTAGGAACCCTCGTCCCTTAGATAAGAGTCACAAAgctgatcctgggagttgtagtttcccaaggacacTTTTTCCTAAAGCAAGGAAATGAATCTTTGGGAAACTTCCACTGTTAGGAAAGAGCTGCAAATCTGAtccaaggagttgtagtttcccaaggacacCTTACTCTAAACCGGGAAAATGAATCTTTAGGAACCCTCGTCCCTTAGGTAAGAGTCACAAAgctgatcctgggagttgtagtttcccaaggacacTTTTTCCTAAAGCAAGGAAATGAATCTTTGGGAAACTTCCCCTCTTAGGAAAGAGCTGCAAAGCTGATCCAAGGAGTTTTAGTTTCCCAAGGACACCTTACTCTAAACCGGGAAAATGAATCTTTAGGAACCCTCGTCCCTTAGATAAGAGTCACAAAgctgatcctgggagttgtagtttcccaaggacacCTTTTTCTAAAGCAAGGAAATGAATCTTTGGGAAACTTCCCCTCTTAGGAAAGAGCTGCAAATCTGAtccaaggagttgtagtttcccaaggacacCTTACTCTAAACCAGGAAAATGAATCTTTAGGAACCCTCGTCCCTTAGATAAGAGTCACAAAgctgatcctgggagttgtagtttcccaaggacacCTTTTTCTAAAGCAAGGAAATGAAGCTTTGGGAAACTTCCCCTCTTAGGAAAGAGCTGCAAATCTGAtccaaggagttgtagtttcccaaggacacCTTACTCTAAAGTAGGAAAATGAATCTTTGGTAACCGTCACCCATTAGGAAGCAGCTGCAAAGTTgatctggggagttgtagtttcccaaggacacCTTACTCTAAAGCAAGGAAATGAATCTTTGGGAACCTTCCACTGTTAGGAAAGAGCTGCAAATCTGAtccaaggagttgtagtttcccaaggacacCTTACTCTAAACCAGGAAAATGAATCTTTAGGAACCCTCGTCCCTTAGATAAGAGTCACAAAgctgatcctgggagttgtagtttcccaaggacaaCTTTTTCTAAAGCAAGGAAATGAAGCTTTGGGAAACTTCCCCTCTTAGGAAAGAGCTGCAAATCTGAtccaaggagttgtagtttcccaaggacacCTTACTCTAAAGTAGGAAAATGAATCTTTGGGAACCCTCTGCCCTTAGGAAAGAGTCGCAAAGATGATACCGGAAAAGTAATCTTTGGGAACCCTCTGCCCTTAGGAAAGAGTTGCAAAGTcagctctgggagttatagtttccaaaggacattttaCTCTAGGGCACTTTAGAATAGGGAAATGAATCTTTGGGAAATCTCTACCCTTAGGAAAGAGTTGCAAAGCTGATCCCGGGAAATGAATTTTTGGGAACCCTCTCCACTTAGGAAAGAGCTGCAAAGTcagttctgggagttatagtttccaaagCACATCTTTCTCTAAGGCACTTTAGAGAAGGAAAATGAATCTTTGGGAAATCTCTGCCCTTAGGAAAGAGTTGCAAAGGTGATCCCGGAAAATGAATTTTTGGGAACCCTCGCCCCTTAGGAAAGAGTTGCAAAGTCAgttccgggagttatagtttccaaaggacatctttCTCTTGGGCACTTTAGAGAAGGAAAATGAATCTTTGGGAAATCTCTACCCTTAGGAAAGAGTTGCAAAGGTGATCCCGGGAAATGAATTTTTGGGAACCCTCGCCCCTTAGGAAAGAGTCACAATGCTGATCCCAGAAAATGAATTTTGGGAACCCTCGCCCCTTAGGAAAGAGTTGCAAAACTTGTTCGGGGTTCTGTAGTTCCCAAAGCACATCTTTCTCTAAGGCACTTTAGAGAAGGAAAATGAATCTTTGGGAAATCTCTACCCTTAGGAAAGAGTTGCAAAGCTGATCCCAGGAAATGAATTTTTGGGAACCCTCGCCCCTTAGGAAAGAGTTGCAAAGTcaattctgagagttatagtttccaaatgaCATCTTTCTCTAAGGCACTTTAGAGTAGGAAAATGAATCTTTGGGAAATCTTTACCCTTAGGTAAGAGTTGCAAAGGTGATCCCGGAAAATGAATTTTTGGGAACCCTCGCCCCTTAGGAAAGAGTTGCAAAGCtggttctggaagttatagtttccaaAGCACATCTTTCTCTAGGGCACTTTAGAGAAGGAAAATGAATCTTTGGGAAATCTCTACTCTAAGGAAAGAGTTGCAAAGGTGATCCCGGGAAATGAATTTTTGGGAACCCTCGCCCCTTAGGAAAGAGTCACAATGCTGATCCCAGAAAATGAATTTTGGGAACCCTCGCCCCTTAGGAAAGAGTTGCAAAACTTGTTCGGGGTTCTGTAGTTCCCAAAGCACATCTTTCTCTAAGGCACTTTAGAGAAGGAAAATGAATCTTTGGGAAATCTCTACCCTTAGGAAAGAGTTGCAAAGCTGATCCCGGGAAATGAATTTTTGGGAACCCTCGCCCCTTAGGAAAGAGTTGCAAAGTcaattctgagagttatagtttccaaatgaCATCTTTCTCTAAGGCACTTTAGAGTAGGAAAATGAATCTTTGGGAAATCTTTACCCTTAGGTAAGAGTTGCAAAGGTGATCCCGGAAAATGAATTTTTGGGAACCCTCGCCCCTTAGGAAAGAGTTGCAAAGCtggttctggaagttatagtttccaaAGCACATCTTTCTCTAGGGCACTTTAGAGAAGGAAAATGAATCTTTGGGAAATCTCTACTCTAAGGAAAGAGTTGCAAAGGTGATCCCGGGAAATGAATTTTTGGGAACCCTCGCCCCTTAGGAAAGAGTCACAATGCTGATCCCAGAAAATGAATTTTGGGAACCCTCGCCCCTTAGGAAAGAGTTGCAAAACTTGTTCGGGGTTCTGTAGTTCCCAAAGCACATCTTTCTCTAAGGCACTTTAGAGAAGGAAAATGAATCTTTGGGAAATCTCTACCCTTAGGAAAGAGTTGCAAAGCTGATCCCGGGAAATGAATTTTTGGGAACCCTCGCCCCTTAGGAAAGAGTTGCAAAGTcaattctgagagttatagtttccaaatgaCATCTTTCTCTAAGGCACTTTAGAGTAGGAAAATGAATCTTTGGGAAATCTTTACCCTTAGGTAAGAGTTGCAAAGGTGATCCCGGAAAATGAATTTTTGGGAACCCTCGCCCCTTAGGAAAGAGTTGCAAAGCtggttctggaagttatagtttccaaAGCACATCTTTCTCTAGGGCACTTTAGAGAAGGAAAATGAATCTTTGGGAAATCTCTACTCTTAGGAAAGAGTTGCAAAGGTGATCCCAGGAAATGAATTTTGGGAACCCTCGCCCCTTAGGAAAGAGTCACAATGCTGATCCCAGAAAATGAATTTTGGGAACCCTCGCCCCTTAGGAAAGAGTTGCAAAACTTGTTCGGGGTTCTGTAGTTCCCAAAGCACATCTTTCTCTAAGGCACTTTAGAGAAGGAAAATGAATCTTTGGGAAATCTCTACCCTTAGGAAAGAGTTGCAAAGGTGATCCCGGAAAATGAATTTTTGGGAACCCTCGCCCCTTAGGAAAGAGTTGCAAAGTCAgttccgggagttatagtttccaaaggacatttttCTCTAGGGCAATTTAGAGGAGGAAAATGTTGCAAAATTtgttctgggatctgtagttcccAAAGGGCTTTTTCCCCTCTCCCAGTGTTCCGAATTGAGATAAACCGAGCCCAAAATGGAGCAAGAAAATGAGATTCTTGGCACTCACCAAACTCAACGAATGAATCCAGGAGACAAGGCTGATGTCTGGAGGCAACCGGCCTGGGGCTTTTATATACACCTCTCCGGATCCGGATTTCAACAGAAGTGACGAAACTCGCCCGGGCAACGTGGTGTGTACCAACGCCTCGATGTGATGATGACAACAACGTCAAGTTCCTCCTTTCCCcatttgtgatttcttttctcttcctggaATGAGTCCACCAAGAGTTTGCAAATCATCGAGCCAACCACAACTTCTCCCTTGTTCTCCCGGTCGCGCAATCATCGCAGTGTGGCAAAATCGAACCCGCTGCAACGAGCCTGTGCAGCCTTTGTTttccttaatttgtaaatcaaACAAAGGACACCTGAGAGATGCCCAAAATCAATCATTGATCGCACCTCCCGTCTGATTactatttttaggttttaatgtCTTCCGGGCCAGATCTGGCCTGTCAATATTTGTATTAATCtaccattttatattattattattattattattattattattattattattattattttattatgacacagcaaacaagatagatatgctggatttcgtatcacaaaatcacaagtcaaacacttcccaagtgtgtgatgtattattattattattattattattattattattattattatttattgtatgacacagcaaacaagatagatatgctggatttcgtatcacaaaatcacaagtcgaacacttcccaggtgtctaggactgtgtgatgtattattattattattattattattattattattattattattattatgacacagcaaacaagatagatatgctggatttcatatcacaaaatcccaagttgaacacttcccaagtgtctaggactgtgtgatattattattattattattattattattattattattattattattattaggaagtgttcgacttgtgattttgtgatacgaaatccagcatatatattgtgaataattgtgaattattattattattattattttattatgacacagcaaacaagatagatatgctgggtttcatatcacaaaatcacaagtcgaacacttctcaagtgtctaggactgtgtgatgtattttcggatgatgcgcacagatcccagtcgggtggccttttgcagttggcagatcgtaactttgtcaatgtctattctttccaaatgccggctgagatcttttggcacggcacccagtgtgcccatcaccaccgggaccacctgcactggtttctgccagagtctttgaagttcaatcttgaggtactgagagcggctgagtttttcctgttgtttttcgtcaatgcgactgtcacctgggatggcgacatcaatgatccaaacctttttcttttccacaactgtgatgtctggtgtgttgtgttccagaactttgtcagtctggattcggaagtcccacagtatctttgcgtgctcattttccaagacttttgcaggtttgtgatcccaccagttcttttctgcagggaggtgggacttgaggcataagttccaatgaatcatttgggccacagagttgtgcctctgtttgtagtctgtctgtgcgattttcttacagcagctgaggatatgatccatggtttcgtcggcttccttgcacagtctgcatttggggtcatcagttgatttttcgatcttggcctgaatggcctttgtcctgatgtcttgctcctgggctgcaaggatcaggccttctgtctccttcttcagggtcccattcgtgagccagagccaggtcttctcattattattattattattattattattattattattattattatttgtcctgatgtcttgctcctgggctgcaaggatcaggccttctgtcgccttcttcagggtcccattcgtgagtgagagccaggtcttctattattattattattattattattattattattattattattattattaattgcctttgtcctgatggcttgctcctgggctgcaaggatcaggccttctgtctctttcttcagggtcccattcgtgagccagagccaggtcttctattattattattattattattattattattattattattattattattaattgcctttgtcctgatggcttgctcctgggctgcaaggatcaggccttctgtctccttcttcagggtcccattcgtgagccagagccaggtcttctccttatcagcttttccttcaattttgtcaaggaactttccatgcaatgttttgttgtgccagctacaGATCCCAGGCTTCTATGGGATGGAACCGTGATAGTTAAAGTGGGGCCACAACAAACTACGGATCCTAGCCAGACTAAACTTAAATATTGATGCACCAAAGTCTACAGAAATGTCTACCGAAGACCCCTTCGCATCgagcaaagaccttgtaaaactgcacatcccaggacTCTTGAGTTGAGCCATGTAGTTCGAGTTCCGATCTGCATCAGTCCCAACGTGTAGGTGTCTCTGGACACACCCAGATCGATCCTCAGTTCCCGGAAAGGTGTCGTACGGGAATCTGGAAGGACTCCTTGGCATGTCCCCAACGACCCAGCCCGATGTGGAAATCCAACCAGGTCCTCCTCAAAGGGATGAGCTCAGCAGGAAGAGACGTCCAAGGCATGAAGTTAGATGTTATTTCTGGAGAGGGTTTTGCAATGCCGCCTCGATCGCCATGACTTGGTGTCTCATGATCGTGATGGGATTGCCAAGCCCATAATGCAACGTTGGGTAGATGTGGGGCAAGGAGGTCCCAAAGAGTGGCATCTCACCAAAGGAAGGCCTTTGAGTCACCGGCCCGATCCATTTGAGACCTTGGACTTCCTGATCCACCCTTTGGGGACCTTCCCGCCTCTCCGCTCAATGTGGGGAgtgctgggatgtgtagttcgGTGTGGCCTCAGAACTCTTAGACAGGGGAGGCAAAAGGAATTGCGAAAAGACAACTCCTTGGACTCCATAACATGGAATCATGTCATACTGCCATGGTCAACGGAGAAGACGTTGGCCATCTGGTTGGGTTGACCATCTGGGgagtcctgggatgtgtagttcgaTGTGGCCCCAGCACTCTTAGacaggagaggcaaaaggcatTGCAAAATGACAAGTCCTAGGACTCCATAACATGGAATCATGTCATACTGTAATGGTCAACAGAGAAGACGTTGGCCATCTGGTTGGGTTGACCATCTGGAgagtcctgggatgtgtagttcggTGAAGCCCCAGCACTCTTAGGCATGGGGAGGCAAAAGGAATTGTGAAAAGACAACTCCAAGGACTCCATAACATGGAGCTAAAGCAGTTCGAGTCATGTCATACTGCAATGGTCAACGGAGAAGACGTTGTCCATCTGGTTGGGTTGACCATCCGGTTGGGTCAAAGGACAACTCTTCCCTTTTCAAGTTAGTACTTCCAAGTCAGTTACTTGGACTTTGTGGTGTTTTTAATTCCAAACTTTGAGTAAGATGTCCAAATTCCGGGATTTCTAGTCtgggcaccttggagagctccatgAAAGAGCCTTTTCATGgcttccattcatccatccacactgtagaatgaatgggcACCTTGGAGAACTCCATGAAGAAGCCTTTTCACAgcttccattcatccatccacacTTTGATTGACATGAGATCTGAGGAGTCGTAGTTTTGCACGCTCTGGCAAAAGAGacataactacaactcccaggactccagagTATAGAGCCATGGGAATCATCCAAACTACAACTGTGTGCACCCAATTGGTGTAACTTGGTGTTGGTATTGTGTAGACCCTTCCAACGTTGAGGTCCAAACTCAATGCATGTCCTACTATGCATCTCTGCAATTCAGCAACACGATTTGTTAGCATCTCTACTACTTACTTAAGTACTTTtggggtgaccttaggcaagtcatactttctcagccccAGAGAAAGGCGACGGAAAGTTTCCTCTGAAGACATCTGGCCAAGGTTCCGTCACCGTGagtcagaaatgccttgaaggcactgCACCAGCACCATCCCCATCATGGTAGACTACTCAGAGTTAGACTTCTTCTGACCCTAGAGCCTCTCCTCGAATTTCTACTAATTACTATGGCTCCAAGGATGCAAATCCTCCCTGGAGTAATCCAATAAAGTGATACCATCAAGTCCAGGCCCGTCTCCATGTTGCCTCAGCAGGTTTTCAACCCAATGGAGATGCCTTACTAATCAGTCAAAGGCAGGTAGATGTCTCCAAGGATTTCACGCCTCTCCCTGTCCATTGGGTGTGTAGACCTCCTTCCACAGCCAAGAACAACATGGGTGTTCTGTCTCGTGAAAACTGGGGGCCCTGTTGTCCTCCTTCATGTCCTTGAAAATCTGTCTGAGGACACAATTCGACCAGGAACGAGTGTGGAAGATGTCTTTATGGAGTCAGTCAAGTCTTGTGCCTGTATGTTCTAGATAATGTTCTACACCAGCCATTTCCAGCTCCAGGTCTTTTGAACTCCTGATGGTTAAGTACTGTCAAAGATGGAGTCCAAAAGACTTGCCTGACTGAGATGACTAGAGTTTGAGCACTGATGTTCTAGATCAAGAGAACCATGACCACCCCCACAGCCATTGTGGGGTATTGTAATCCATGGGGCATTGTAATCCATGAGCACCTGAAGGGCTACAACAAGGTTTGAAACTTCTAGGTGGACAATTCTAGATCAGGTTCTAGGTATCACATGAGTTTGGGGTTCTTCAGCTTTCCACTCTAGTTCTTAAGTTGTAGAGCAATTCTATATCACATACCTTGAGCCAAATATTTGAGGTATTTATTTAAGAAGTTCCGGGATCACAATAGATTTTGAACCCCTGAGGAGATGCATTCCAGGCATGATAAGTGGCAGGTTCTAGGTGTTACATGAGTTTTGGATTCTTCTATACTTCAACTCTAGGAGGTGGATGAATTATTCATGCTGTAAGGAATATGGAAACATCAAAGATATACCCAAAAATCGTTCAGCTCCTGAAGGGCTAGATTCTAAGTGCTACAAGACTCACGTTCTAGGTCACACAAAACTCCCATCACATAATCTTGGTATTCTCCTTGTGTTGTAATACATATAGGGGGATCCCATTGGAGTTTTGTAATCCATGTGCACCTGAAGGGCTACAGCAAGATTTGAAACTCCCAGGTGGAAAATTCTGGATGTGATAAATATCAGGTTCTAGGTATCACATGAGTTTTGGGTTCCTTCAGCTTTCCAGTTCTTAAGTTGTAGAGCAATTCTATATCCTATCCCTTGAGCCAAATATTTGAGGTATTTGTGTGGCAAGTTCCAGGTTCACAATGGATTTTGAACCCCTGAGGAGAAGCATTCTAAGCATGATAAGTACCAGGTTCTAGGTGTTACATGAGTTTTGGATTCTTCTATACTTCAACTCTAGGAGGTGGATGCATTATTCATGCTTTAAGGAATATGGGAACATCAAAGACATACCCCAAAATCCTTCAGCTCCTCAATGTTTGGATTCTAGGTGTTACAAGTATCGCGTTCTAGGTCATACAAGATTCCCACCAGAGAAATCTTTACATTCTCCTTGTGTCCTAACATATAAAGGGATATCAAAAAACATATCTCGATCCCCATAATCCAACCTGTTGCAGACTTTGACTTGATGCTCAGATGTTAGCCCTAGTAGGCTCCGTAGGACATGATTTCATGAAGATCCCTATCCAATCATAGTAGCAATGAGGACTAGGATACTTTGGTATAAATTTAGTGTCCAGATCAAACGTAGACCTCATCAAGAATGTCATGtacagttctgagcaccacaattcaagatggAACGTGTGCATGGAAAGAAAACCAAGTTGGCAAAAGTTTCACTTGGAGGAAAGAAGATGGAGAGGTGGCTGGGGACACCATGGAGAAGATGGGgccatcttgttttctgctgctccagagattagtCCCAGAACTTCGAACTGCAAGAAAAAGACATTCCACCTAAGCATATGGAAGAGTTTCTTGACCTGGTCAACTTGGTCAACTATAGAAGACAATGAATGATCAATGTCcgtcagaagttgaccataggatcTCACTGAAGGATTGAAGGACCTACAGATGTTCTCTCAGTCTTTCAGTGCCACTTTATGATCAATGTTCACTAGAAGTTGACCACACTGGGAGACCTACAGATGTTCTCTCTAAGGATCTCTCAGTCCTTGAATGCAACTTTATGGCCAATGTCTACcataagttgaccatagagtcgcactggaggatctacaaaGGTTCTCTCTAAGACTCATtcagtcctccagtgcaactctaaggCCTGGAAGGACTTCATAGACTTTTGCAGGGCTAGGAGTATGGGATacgcccaaggtcatccaatggcttTCCATTGGATGACCATTGGATGATTGAAGGACCTACAGATgttctctctagggatctctCAATCCTTCAGTGCCACTTTATGATCAAtgtccaccagaagttgaccacagatgaCACTGGGAGACCTAGagatgttctctctaagaatctctcaaTCCTTGAATGCAACTTTATGGCCAATGtctaccagaagttgaccataggatcattggaggacctaaagatgttctctctagggatctctCAATCCTTCAGTGCCAATTTATGATCAAtgtccaccagaagttgaccacagatgaCACTGGGAGACCTAGagatgttctctctaagaatctctcaaTCCTTGAATTCAACTTAATGGCCAATGtctaccagaagttgaccataggatcattggaggacctaaaaatgttctctctaagacTTTCtcagtcctccagtgtgactctaaggGCTGGAAGTACTTCATAGACTTTTCCAGAGCTATGAATATGGGATtcgcccaaggtcatccaatggctttccatggatttgaaccaTGGCCTCCGGATCTGTAGTCAAAAGGTTCAAAACCCATCTCCAATGTTGTCCTTCCATGCCTAACCCACAATAACAAAATCGCTGCGGTGGGGAGGAAGGTGGACAAGTTCAGTCACATGAGTGGTTCCAGGAAACAACAATCAAGGGATGATGGAATAGGGAAGGAACCAGGTTTGAAGATTTTCATAACAGGAACTTGTTGGTTAGGTCTTGCCCCATCTGGAGTAGGTACGGATGTGGGTGGTATGACAGAGCAGACATTTCCAAGAAGCGCTAACGGCTTTGTTTACCACCCAGCACAACCTAATAAGGTTTTGAGAAGATGAGCTCTTGCAGGAACAATCACTCTTCCTCCTCTCGTCCCTTTGGTTTGCTCCTCCCACAACTGGTATTGTGTAGACCATTCATTATTGTGTGGCTCAGTATTGTCTATACTGATATTTTCCATCTAGCTCCATGTTTTCTGTTTCAAATATTGTTCCATCTAGATAGACATAGTCTAGACCAGATATTCTTCCATCTGCTCCGTATTGTCTATATCAAATATTGTTCCACCTAGCTAGATGTTGTCTAGACCAGATATTGTTCCATCTGCTCCGTATTGTCTATATCAAATACTGATCCACCTAGCTAGACATTGCCTAGACCAGATATTCTTCCATCTGCTCTGTATTGTCTCTCTCAAATATTGTTCCATTTAGCTAGACGTCGTCTAGACCAGATATTGTTCCATCTGCTCCGTATTGTCTATATCAAATATTGATCCATCTAGCTAGAGGTTGTCTAGACCAGATATTGTTCCATCTAGCTCCGTATTGTCTCTAGAAAATAGCGGTCCATCTAACTAGATGTTGTCTAGACGATATATTCTTCCATCTAGTTAGACGTTGTCTTGACCAGATATTCTTCCATCTAGCTCCATCTTGTCTCTATCAAATATTGATCCATCTAGCTGGACGTTGTCTAGATGAGATATCCTTCCATCTAGCTGAACGTCTTGACCAGATATTCTTCCATCTAGCTCCGTCTTGTCTATATCAGATATTGATCTATCTAGCTAGATGTTGTCTAGACTTGATATTGTTCCATCTAGCTAGACATTGTCTAGACGATATTGATCCATCTAACTAGACGTTGTCTAGACGAGATATTGTTCTATCTAGCTGAACGTCTTGACCAGATCTTCTTCCATCTAGCTCCGTCTTGTCTCTATCAGATATTGATCCATCTAGCTAGACATTGTCTAGATGATATTGATCCATCTAGCTAGACGTTGTCTAGACGAGATATTCTTCCATCTAGCTGAACGTCTTG
The Anolis carolinensis isolate JA03-04 unplaced genomic scaffold, rAnoCar3.1.pri scaffold_14, whole genome shotgun sequence genome window above contains:
- the LOC134294342 gene encoding protein S100-A8-like gives rise to the protein MSHAHATPAGHKPKLGDAEGNCTLEKAFTTIINAYHRYSPRQGKDDFLSPQDLKEMLQEQLPTFLEACGRNRPGYIEQLFKESDINKDKVLTFEETVRIFLKVADDAHRLSHKEDRCGPDKD